From the genome of Candidatus Electrothrix communis, one region includes:
- a CDS encoding DsbC family protein, with amino-acid sequence MKHHKIFLSFFIVTLLSGSQAIAFQKAGCGAGDCRDCHSVNREEVAQLLKGKVTDVLDVKRSEVPGLWDVEAVYNGQKLPFYLDFSKSYLISGNVIRLKSNENVTQENFVKMNKIDRSKIPLDDALVLGDSAAENKIIVFDDPECTYCSKLHSEMKKVIEQQPDIAFFIKMFPLAMHPNAKSKAQTIVCARLKGENDKAVELLEDSLAKKPLAAPDCDSDVVDKNIALAKELYITSTPTLIMPDGRVLPGFKKADQIISSLKEKEKEKEKEEKKK; translated from the coding sequence ATGAAACACCATAAAATTTTTCTTTCTTTTTTTATTGTTACTTTGCTCTCTGGTAGCCAGGCAATAGCTTTTCAAAAAGCGGGTTGCGGTGCTGGCGATTGTCGGGATTGTCATTCCGTTAACCGCGAGGAGGTTGCCCAATTGCTCAAAGGCAAGGTTACGGATGTCCTGGATGTTAAGCGCAGCGAAGTGCCAGGGCTTTGGGATGTGGAGGCTGTTTATAATGGTCAAAAGCTTCCCTTTTATCTTGATTTCTCCAAGAGCTATCTGATCAGCGGTAACGTGATCAGGCTGAAGAGTAATGAAAATGTGACACAGGAAAATTTTGTTAAAATGAACAAGATTGATCGCTCGAAGATCCCCTTGGATGATGCCCTTGTTCTTGGCGATTCTGCTGCGGAAAATAAGATCATAGTATTTGATGATCCAGAGTGTACTTACTGTAGCAAGCTTCATTCAGAAATGAAAAAAGTTATTGAGCAGCAGCCCGATATCGCTTTTTTTATTAAAATGTTTCCTTTGGCTATGCACCCGAATGCCAAGTCCAAGGCGCAAACCATCGTTTGTGCCCGACTGAAAGGAGAAAATGACAAGGCCGTAGAGCTTCTGGAAGACAGCCTGGCCAAGAAGCCTCTGGCTGCACCGGATTGCGACAGTGATGTCGTTGATAAGAATATCGCTTTAGCCAAAGAGCTCTACATAACCTCCACGCCGACTTTGATTATGCCTGACGGACGAGTTCTCCCTGGATTTAAAAAGGCGGATCAGATTATATCCTCCCTCAAGGAGAAGGAGAAGGAGAAGGAGAAGGAAGAAAAGAAAAAATAA
- a CDS encoding fatty acid cis/trans isomerase → MKLFLYALLFSLLTACATPPSPVQVQLPDHPIDYLREVKPLLDKRCVVCHSCYNSPCQLKLSSYEGLDRGASKEAIYNADRLQTMDPTRLFFDARTTEKWRDKGFYTVIENTAEPGLNNSILLQLLAHKMEHPDSSGEYQSEAEDLTCAENGHELGSYLDTHPNRGMPFGFPPLKKEEFELVAGWLAQGGKGPTLEQQQELVTPKSADQRQIERWEAFLNAADPKHRVTSRYLYEHYFLAHIKFETDTHEYYELVRSRTPSGQPIDLIATVRPYDDPETDTLFYRFRKIHSTIVHKTHMVVHFDYWMLARFKALFIAPKWLQEPHLVGYGTKLSANPFVAFEQIPAASRYRFLLDNAHYIIKTFIRGPVCRGQVALNVIHDHFWVMFLGPEFDLSVKYPGFIRMHQDNLIMPIERGSEFSIGRLLNNQYHQASLRYLRSRQHFYTANYDKGLGYEAIWKGERVKDAPLLTVYRHFDSASVHRGVLGSLPRTLWVIDYPLLERIYYSLVAGFDVYGNVGHQAAVRLYMDKLRREGELGFLNFMPMEQRMKMQRSWYIGAENTLLDVTASFMPAAIPFTSDDPKREFVEHIMSKEIMESAGIRFDPVNYIKADGAYPQVPARLETDQDILRGFRSVTGPDSSLLSYFNNYNANLAFVRIERDKREDVCFTIVVNRWHDNVSYFAMIMEKGVLDSSRDRMDILPGFVGSYPNYFFKMHEKNLPDFLTMLASKKKVDEAEIDRFVRYGVNRADPQFWQEYDWFQQRFSRSNRWRQGFLI, encoded by the coding sequence ATGAAGCTTTTTTTATACGCGCTCCTTTTTTCCTTGCTGACCGCCTGCGCAACACCACCTTCTCCTGTTCAAGTGCAGCTTCCGGACCATCCCATCGACTATTTGCGTGAAGTCAAACCGCTGCTGGACAAACGCTGCGTGGTCTGCCATTCCTGCTATAATTCTCCCTGCCAGCTGAAGCTCAGTTCTTACGAAGGGTTAGACCGAGGAGCGAGCAAGGAGGCTATCTATAATGCTGATCGTCTGCAAACGATGGATCCCACCCGCCTCTTTTTTGATGCCCGGACAACTGAAAAATGGAGAGACAAGGGGTTCTACACAGTAATAGAGAATACTGCTGAACCCGGTTTGAATAATTCTATTCTCTTGCAGTTGCTTGCCCATAAGATGGAACATCCTGACAGCAGCGGTGAGTATCAGTCAGAAGCAGAAGACTTGACCTGTGCTGAAAATGGACATGAGTTGGGGAGTTATCTGGATACACATCCCAATAGAGGAATGCCCTTTGGTTTTCCTCCGTTAAAGAAAGAGGAGTTCGAGCTTGTTGCCGGTTGGCTGGCCCAGGGCGGGAAAGGGCCAACCCTGGAACAGCAGCAGGAGCTCGTCACCCCGAAATCGGCGGATCAGAGACAGATAGAGCGTTGGGAAGCCTTTCTGAATGCCGCTGATCCGAAGCATAGAGTGACGTCGCGTTACCTCTATGAACATTATTTTCTTGCCCATATTAAGTTTGAGACCGATACTCATGAATATTATGAACTGGTGCGGTCCCGGACTCCTTCAGGTCAGCCCATTGATTTGATTGCTACTGTACGGCCCTATGATGATCCGGAAACCGACACCTTGTTTTATCGTTTCCGGAAAATTCATTCCACCATTGTTCATAAAACCCATATGGTGGTCCATTTTGACTACTGGATGCTGGCTCGCTTTAAGGCATTATTTATTGCGCCGAAATGGTTGCAGGAGCCGCATCTTGTCGGCTACGGGACCAAGCTCAGTGCCAATCCCTTTGTTGCTTTTGAGCAGATTCCGGCAGCCTCACGATATCGCTTCCTCCTGGATAATGCGCATTATATTATTAAGACGTTCATTCGTGGACCGGTCTGTCGAGGTCAGGTTGCGCTTAATGTGATCCACGACCATTTCTGGGTTATGTTCCTTGGTCCTGAATTTGATCTGAGCGTCAAGTATCCAGGTTTTATTCGCATGCATCAGGATAATCTTATCATGCCCATTGAGCGGGGCTCTGAATTTTCCATCGGCAGGCTGCTTAATAATCAATATCACCAGGCTTCGCTTCGGTATCTTCGCTCCAGGCAGCATTTTTATACAGCCAATTATGATAAAGGCCTGGGCTATGAGGCGATCTGGAAAGGAGAACGGGTTAAAGATGCACCTCTGTTGACAGTGTATCGTCATTTTGACAGCGCATCCGTGCATCGGGGCGTCCTGGGGAGTCTGCCCCGAACGCTTTGGGTGATTGATTATCCCTTGCTTGAGCGAATTTATTATTCTCTAGTTGCTGGCTTTGATGTATACGGCAATGTGGGCCATCAGGCAGCAGTGCGCCTGTATATGGATAAGTTACGTCGGGAAGGTGAGCTTGGTTTTCTTAATTTCATGCCGATGGAACAGCGGATGAAGATGCAGCGGTCCTGGTACATCGGTGCGGAGAACACCTTACTTGATGTCACAGCTTCTTTTATGCCAGCTGCAATTCCCTTTACCTCGGATGACCCGAAAAGAGAATTTGTCGAGCATATTATGAGTAAAGAGATCATGGAGTCAGCAGGAATACGTTTTGATCCGGTAAATTATATCAAGGCTGACGGAGCCTATCCACAAGTACCTGCTCGCTTGGAAACAGATCAGGATATTTTGAGGGGATTTCGTTCGGTGACCGGGCCGGATTCGTCGTTGTTATCATATTTTAACAACTATAATGCCAATTTGGCCTTTGTTCGAATTGAGCGTGACAAGAGAGAGGATGTCTGTTTCACCATCGTGGTGAACCGTTGGCATGATAATGTTTCGTATTTTGCTATGATAATGGAAAAAGGAGTATTGGATTCCTCAAGGGATAGAATGGATATTCTGCCCGGTTTTGTCGGGTCGTATCCCAATTATTTTTTCAAAATGCATGAAAAAAATCTCCCTGATTTTTTGACCATGCTGGCCAGTAAAAAGAAAGTGGACGAGGCGGAGATTGACCGGTTTGTCAGGTATGGTGTCAACCGGGCTGACCCCCAATTTTGGCAGGAGTATGATTGGTTTCAGCAGCGTTTTTCCAGGAGCAACCGGTGGAGGCAGGGCTTTTTGATTTGA
- a CDS encoding O-antigen ligase family protein has product MLAPNIFQAYQPVLDLPGQRSLDNWIPLTVNRKATLLEAFRISSYAFFYLVTVQLLTSSRRLLRTIKFVCGLALCIAFLSVIQRITAPDTLFWLRKLTEGKTAFGPWVYKNHYAGFMVMLCPLVLAQFLIHRPSLDHFDTIREKILAFFSENRATEHLFWGFGSIVILSSVFLTQSRGGILSIICGVLLFFLLLSRQQERSGKLPLLLLLTGLVIVVGWYSWEPILERFSSIIDSGNGEIKDDRLLVWADALKIITAFPFTGSGFGTFVDIFPGYKTLPDDLLYEHAHNDFLELLTDGGLLAGGLGIWFIMSVLKAGYGQIRLRKDKVSVLLATGAFSGLAGILVYSIVDFNLHNGANGLYFAFFCGLLISAGNTRRYYQNSPTLLVPVTSSLRMRGAAFVALLVFFCGTIFFHERISLAERYYQQARLVSSRAKMRSVVKIEKMVGLLEEANTTDPLTGLYAYALANMRGLQQRHEEAVSLSSEAVMREPLNFAYLQQLGHLITLADPSRAQQLLETGYRRANQKSLSFQTWAEFELSHYPRKQGLKRLRKELELDSRLLRPLYPLLSKYRLDQQEVAAVLPERTSAWIGFWDQMKREGGIEEYDFFLEHSLDFIDNEPKVSLRYFSEVARYYRTEKKEARAEEVLRLGIRHLPSYAPFHILLGEIYLKRGDKDQAMKEYEQALLLDPENEGLQDRALKLQQD; this is encoded by the coding sequence GTGCTTGCACCGAATATTTTTCAGGCCTATCAACCGGTTCTTGACCTGCCCGGACAGCGTTCCCTTGATAATTGGATCCCGCTGACAGTCAATCGTAAGGCGACCCTGCTGGAGGCCTTTCGGATCAGTTCATACGCGTTTTTTTATTTGGTGACCGTTCAACTGCTCACGAGCAGCAGGAGGTTATTGAGAACAATTAAGTTTGTCTGTGGATTAGCGCTCTGTATCGCCTTCCTTTCTGTTATACAACGAATAACAGCGCCTGATACTCTTTTCTGGTTGCGCAAATTGACTGAAGGAAAAACAGCCTTCGGTCCTTGGGTCTATAAAAATCACTATGCGGGCTTCATGGTTATGCTCTGTCCGCTCGTACTGGCGCAATTTTTGATCCACCGTCCTTCGTTGGACCATTTCGATACAATCAGAGAAAAGATTCTTGCTTTTTTTTCGGAGAACCGAGCTACGGAACACCTCTTTTGGGGTTTTGGGAGCATTGTCATCCTCTCCTCAGTTTTTCTCACCCAATCACGTGGTGGCATTCTCAGTATTATTTGTGGGGTATTGCTCTTCTTTCTTCTTCTTTCCCGGCAGCAGGAAAGATCGGGGAAACTCCCGCTGCTCCTTCTTCTAACCGGATTAGTGATTGTCGTTGGGTGGTATAGCTGGGAGCCTATTTTGGAGCGCTTCAGCAGTATTATTGACAGTGGAAATGGAGAGATAAAGGATGATCGACTGCTGGTCTGGGCAGACGCCCTAAAGATAATAACTGCTTTTCCTTTTACCGGCAGCGGTTTTGGAACCTTTGTGGATATCTTTCCCGGCTACAAGACCCTCCCTGATGACCTTCTGTATGAACATGCGCATAATGATTTTTTGGAGTTGCTCACTGATGGTGGATTGCTTGCCGGTGGGCTAGGTATCTGGTTTATCATGAGCGTATTAAAAGCAGGGTATGGGCAAATTCGTTTACGGAAGGATAAGGTCTCTGTTTTGCTTGCAACGGGCGCATTCAGCGGTCTTGCCGGGATTCTTGTGTACAGCATAGTTGATTTTAATCTTCATAATGGAGCAAATGGGCTGTATTTTGCTTTTTTTTGTGGCCTACTGATATCAGCTGGCAATACCCGGAGGTATTATCAGAACTCCCCAACCTTGCTGGTTCCTGTTACGTCAAGCTTGCGAATGAGAGGGGCAGCTTTCGTAGCATTGCTTGTTTTTTTCTGTGGAACTATTTTTTTTCACGAGAGAATTTCTTTGGCTGAAAGGTATTATCAACAGGCAAGGTTGGTCTCATCACGGGCCAAAATGAGATCGGTTGTTAAAATAGAAAAAATGGTCGGGTTGCTTGAAGAGGCCAACACCACCGATCCATTAACCGGATTGTATGCATACGCCTTGGCGAACATGAGAGGATTGCAGCAGAGGCATGAGGAGGCTGTTTCTTTATCCTCAGAAGCTGTGATGCGGGAGCCTCTGAATTTTGCTTATCTGCAACAGCTTGGTCATTTGATCACTCTTGCTGATCCAAGTAGAGCTCAGCAATTACTGGAGACCGGCTATAGGAGGGCTAATCAAAAGTCCCTCTCTTTTCAAACATGGGCGGAATTTGAGCTTTCTCATTATCCCAGGAAACAAGGACTGAAAAGATTAAGAAAAGAGCTTGAATTGGATTCCAGACTTCTGCGGCCTCTTTATCCCTTGTTGAGTAAGTATCGGCTTGATCAGCAGGAAGTAGCCGCAGTGCTGCCGGAGCGGACATCCGCCTGGATAGGCTTTTGGGATCAAATGAAGAGGGAGGGCGGAATAGAAGAGTATGATTTTTTTTTGGAACATTCTCTCGATTTCATTGATAACGAACCCAAGGTGTCCTTACGCTATTTTAGCGAGGTGGCCCGTTATTATCGCACAGAAAAAAAAGAGGCAAGGGCGGAAGAGGTGCTGCGGCTCGGTATTCGGCATCTGCCGAGTTATGCACCTTTTCATATCCTTCTCGGTGAGATATATTTAAAGAGAGGGGATAAAGATCAGGCGATGAAAGAATACGAGCAGGCCTTGCTGCTTGATCCCGAGAATGAAGGTCTGCAAGATAGAGCCTTGAAGTTGCAACAGGATTGA
- a CDS encoding SLBB domain-containing protein gives MTGQVRKPGAYPCGRNTTVLKMVSLAGSFTGIASESSIKINRMVNGTKQILEDVEHDTLVQPEDVIVVPESFF, from the coding sequence ATCACCGGGCAGGTCAGGAAACCCGGAGCATATCCTTGCGGTAGGAATACCACGGTCCTGAAAATGGTTTCGTTAGCAGGTAGTTTTACCGGCATAGCTTCGGAATCAAGTATCAAAATCAATCGGATGGTCAACGGCACAAAGCAGATACTGGAAGATGTTGAGCATGACACCTTGGTTCAGCCTGAGGATGTTATTGTCGTACCAGAAAGCTTTTTTTGA
- a CDS encoding Mrp/NBP35 family ATP-binding protein gives MMSSCGSCESEDHSKGAQVAQQDIAITRSLGKIRHKILVMSGKGGVGKSTVAVNLALGLAKKGYKVGLMDVDLHGPDICRMLDLTESLEPRQSANGLVPPLLYNENVKVVSLEYMMKDRDEAIIWRGPLKIQAIRQFVADMDWGELDYLVVDAPPGTGDEPLSVAQTIPNVQAVVVTTPQAVALADVRKSINFCKTVEMPIAGVVENMSGFICPHCEESMDIFSSGGGEKTARDFELPFLGRVPMDPRVVVGGDSGKPYLSSDEDSLAVQAFAVVVEAIERRLPINKSEKGLKLATGLQNATVSTGGCGCGGGGCDPDKCDC, from the coding sequence ATGATGAGTTCATGCGGTTCATGTGAGAGTGAGGACCATTCTAAGGGCGCACAAGTCGCCCAGCAGGATATTGCCATTACCCGATCGCTTGGTAAGATCAGGCATAAAATTTTGGTTATGAGCGGTAAGGGGGGCGTTGGGAAATCCACCGTTGCTGTGAATCTCGCTCTAGGTCTTGCTAAAAAGGGGTATAAAGTCGGCCTTATGGATGTCGATCTGCACGGACCGGATATCTGCCGAATGCTTGATTTAACCGAATCCTTGGAACCACGCCAGTCAGCAAATGGCTTAGTGCCGCCGTTGCTGTATAATGAGAATGTGAAAGTCGTTTCCCTAGAATACATGATGAAGGACAGGGATGAGGCTATTATCTGGCGCGGACCGCTGAAAATCCAGGCTATTCGTCAGTTTGTCGCTGACATGGACTGGGGCGAACTGGACTATCTTGTTGTTGACGCCCCTCCGGGAACCGGTGATGAGCCTTTGTCCGTGGCACAAACCATTCCCAATGTGCAGGCCGTGGTTGTCACAACCCCCCAGGCTGTGGCCTTGGCTGATGTTCGTAAGTCTATAAATTTTTGCAAGACCGTTGAAATGCCCATTGCCGGAGTAGTGGAAAATATGTCCGGTTTTATCTGTCCCCATTGTGAAGAATCCATGGATATTTTCAGCTCCGGGGGGGGGGAAAAGACCGCCCGTGACTTTGAGTTACCCTTTCTCGGCAGAGTACCTATGGATCCACGAGTAGTCGTCGGCGGTGACAGCGGGAAACCCTATCTCTCCTCTGATGAGGACAGTCTGGCGGTGCAGGCCTTTGCTGTTGTGGTGGAAGCCATTGAACGACGCTTGCCGATCAACAAGTCAGAAAAAGGTTTGAAACTCGCAACCGGCTTGCAGAACGCCACTGTATCCACCGGCGGCTGCGGTTGCGGCGGCGGAGGATGTGATCCGGATAAATGTGATTGCTGA
- a CDS encoding polysaccharide biosynthesis tyrosine autokinase translates to MYPEESTTESVQQVTSKRLIDYLRIIQKWKWLVLTVAAIIFLTTALSTFSKIPLYTATTDVLVEKNQEKGRLEGLSTYIAWDPDFKATQFELIRSFNVALRVVQNQQLDTEYRHYFLGSTSAPFGLLESVKKSATSFFTGTVSSTISFLSSLISFDVALDIPDTADGDSQDKKIPKSASKSDAEQIAAMVQSALTLTPVRDTKIVKISYTHRVPEIAQLVANGLVQAYIEETLDIKTSTTRHSLNWMTVKADEERKKLEDSERALQKYMRKNDIVTVENKLTVLPERLSRFSSELSAAQTEEKKHAAVYRQIKEAGKNDKKLEAIPLLSSNSELQTLRGELFAAEQNLRELSKRYGEKHPMMIKARADQGLLQKNKKFEVERVIEVAKNSYELAKTRVRDLAKMMEETKAEMLNMNERFVQYTILNRDKEMNRTVYDALSSSIKKTNVTAQAMDIRIWAIKKADLPLAPSEPNKKKELMLGLAIGLSVGIALVFFLDYLDNTVSAGEELEKRYGLNVLGAVEDLPKKSKNVETFIQDNPLSAFTESYRLIRSSLLLSTPDRPPRTLLITSMMQQEGKSTTTKNLAFILAQNDKKVLIVDCDMRRPRQHSMFEVDNSYGLSNYLSGNTDEQQPSLIKQLPDSGISVLPSGPIPPNPAELLGSKRMKTLLKKSIERFDFVLLDSPPVQQVTDGLLLAGLVDGTVTVLRSGKTTFDMLDSGIKKLRESQAQLLGFVLNRVTKKHAGQGYYGYYSYYSHKGKGGYYTEQKKS, encoded by the coding sequence ATGTATCCAGAAGAATCCACAACAGAAAGTGTTCAGCAGGTAACTTCAAAGCGTCTTATTGATTATCTTCGTATTATCCAGAAGTGGAAATGGCTGGTCTTGACAGTTGCAGCAATAATTTTTCTGACAACGGCATTATCTACTTTTTCAAAAATACCGCTGTACACGGCAACTACTGACGTTTTGGTTGAAAAAAATCAGGAGAAGGGTCGTCTTGAGGGGCTGTCGACCTATATTGCATGGGATCCTGATTTTAAGGCAACCCAGTTTGAGCTGATACGCAGTTTCAATGTGGCTCTCAGGGTTGTGCAGAATCAGCAGCTTGATACAGAATACAGACATTATTTTTTAGGAAGTACTTCTGCTCCTTTTGGTTTACTTGAGTCGGTCAAAAAGTCTGCAACATCTTTTTTTACCGGCACTGTCTCGTCGACAATATCCTTTTTGTCGTCATTAATAAGTTTTGACGTAGCTCTGGATATTCCCGATACAGCTGATGGGGATAGCCAGGATAAAAAAATACCCAAGAGTGCGTCGAAAAGTGATGCAGAACAGATTGCTGCCATGGTTCAAAGTGCGCTCACGCTTACTCCTGTGCGCGATACAAAGATTGTCAAAATAAGCTATACGCATCGGGTGCCGGAAATTGCCCAGCTTGTTGCTAACGGCTTGGTCCAGGCCTATATTGAAGAAACTTTGGATATCAAAACAAGTACCACGAGGCATAGCCTGAACTGGATGACTGTCAAGGCAGATGAGGAAAGGAAAAAGTTAGAGGATTCGGAAAGAGCCTTGCAGAAGTACATGCGGAAAAACGATATTGTGACTGTTGAGAATAAACTGACTGTTCTTCCTGAACGCCTTTCCCGGTTTAGCTCAGAGCTATCTGCGGCGCAAACAGAGGAAAAAAAGCATGCTGCTGTCTATCGTCAGATAAAGGAAGCCGGGAAGAATGATAAAAAGCTTGAGGCTATCCCTTTGCTTTCCAGTAATAGCGAGCTGCAGACTCTTCGAGGTGAACTTTTTGCTGCTGAACAGAACTTGAGAGAGCTATCCAAAAGGTATGGTGAAAAGCATCCGATGATGATAAAGGCCCGGGCAGATCAGGGGCTTTTGCAGAAAAATAAGAAATTTGAGGTTGAGCGAGTTATTGAAGTAGCCAAAAATAGCTATGAACTCGCAAAAACTCGAGTCAGAGATTTGGCCAAGATGATGGAGGAGACAAAGGCGGAAATGCTGAATATGAATGAGCGCTTTGTTCAGTATACCATCCTGAATCGAGATAAGGAGATGAACCGGACCGTGTACGATGCCTTGTCCAGCAGTATCAAGAAAACCAATGTCACAGCGCAGGCCATGGATATTAGAATTTGGGCGATCAAGAAGGCAGATCTTCCACTAGCTCCCTCAGAGCCAAATAAAAAGAAAGAATTGATGCTCGGGTTGGCCATTGGTCTGAGTGTTGGTATTGCCTTGGTCTTTTTTCTTGATTACCTCGATAATACGGTCTCAGCTGGCGAAGAGCTGGAAAAAAGGTACGGCCTGAACGTTCTCGGTGCTGTGGAGGATCTTCCCAAGAAGAGCAAGAATGTTGAAACATTTATTCAAGATAACCCCCTTTCTGCATTTACAGAAAGCTACAGGCTTATTCGCTCCAGCCTGCTCCTTTCCACTCCGGATCGGCCACCGCGTACCCTTCTCATTACCAGTATGATGCAACAGGAGGGGAAAAGTACCACAACCAAGAATCTTGCCTTTATTTTAGCACAGAATGATAAAAAGGTTTTAATTGTCGACTGCGATATGCGGCGTCCAAGACAGCATTCCATGTTTGAGGTGGATAATTCTTACGGACTGAGTAATTATCTTTCCGGCAACACAGATGAGCAGCAACCGAGCTTGATCAAACAATTGCCGGACAGCGGAATTTCGGTGCTCCCCTCTGGGCCAATACCTCCAAACCCGGCGGAGTTGTTGGGGTCAAAAAGAATGAAAACCTTGCTGAAGAAGTCAATAGAGCGCTTTGATTTTGTTCTTCTTGATTCCCCACCAGTGCAACAGGTGACAGACGGTCTCCTGTTAGCCGGTCTCGTCGACGGTACTGTTACTGTCCTACGCTCTGGAAAAACAACCTTTGATATGCTGGACAGTGGCATAAAGAAATTACGGGAAAGTCAGGCTCAACTGCTGGGATTTGTCCTTAATCGCGTAACAAAAAAACATGCTGGGCAGGGATATTACGGGTATTATTCCTACTATTCACACAAAGGGAAGGGTGGGTATTATACGGAACAGAAGAAGTCCTAA
- a CDS encoding putative DNA binding domain-containing protein: MRSISEIQSLIEQGENGAVEFKRADVRPESLAREITAFSNTNGGSILVGVDDNGTVIGIDSRKNIEEWTANVVRNNVVPATRQEISLCMFGGKQLLIIEVPRGPDKPYQTIDGKFWVRVGSTNRMATKEELSRLFQQAGLVHYDIAPLEGTQRADLDERKLHDYWSDYYNIDYLALEEVDRRRLLLNADILLNREDEDQVSVGGLLLFGREPQRRLPQSAIVFAVFDGVELIDDLLDKQEIVGTLPELIRQTKVKIRTFLPRPATFSGLQREERPAVSDNVIREAVVNAVCHRDYSIANRKTAVYIFRDRLEIISPGRLPNTLTVEKILTGNSAPRNHFLLKYLDNMKFIDGLGRGVPMMRREMGERLRYQEEGEILRLLLDFETPLV, from the coding sequence ATGAGGAGTATATCAGAAATTCAATCGCTGATAGAGCAGGGTGAAAACGGGGCTGTTGAGTTTAAGCGAGCGGATGTTCGCCCTGAGAGTCTGGCAAGGGAGATTACTGCTTTTTCCAATACCAACGGCGGAAGTATCTTGGTCGGTGTAGATGATAACGGCACTGTGATTGGCATTGATAGCAGAAAGAATATTGAAGAATGGACCGCCAATGTTGTGCGCAATAATGTCGTTCCGGCAACCCGACAGGAAATTTCTCTATGCATGTTCGGTGGTAAGCAGCTGTTGATTATTGAGGTTCCGCGCGGTCCTGATAAACCGTATCAAACCATTGATGGTAAGTTCTGGGTTAGGGTCGGTTCCACCAACCGTATGGCAACCAAGGAGGAATTGAGCCGACTTTTTCAGCAGGCCGGATTGGTACATTATGATATTGCTCCGTTGGAAGGAACGCAGAGAGCGGATCTGGATGAAAGAAAACTGCATGACTACTGGTCGGATTACTACAATATTGATTATCTTGCTTTGGAAGAGGTTGATAGACGACGTTTACTGCTGAACGCTGATATTCTGCTCAACCGGGAAGATGAGGATCAGGTAAGCGTCGGGGGGCTGCTGTTGTTCGGTCGTGAACCGCAACGAAGACTGCCGCAGAGTGCTATTGTGTTCGCTGTCTTTGATGGTGTTGAACTCATAGATGATTTGCTTGATAAACAGGAAATCGTTGGAACCCTCCCTGAGCTGATTCGCCAAACAAAGGTAAAGATACGCACCTTCCTTCCACGTCCGGCAACCTTTTCCGGCCTTCAACGTGAAGAGCGACCTGCTGTTTCAGATAATGTCATCAGAGAGGCTGTCGTGAATGCAGTCTGTCATCGCGACTATTCCATTGCCAACAGGAAGACGGCTGTTTATATCTTTCGTGACCGCTTGGAGATTATTTCACCGGGCAGACTTCCCAATACCCTGACAGTGGAAAAAATTCTGACAGGTAACTCGGCTCCGAGGAATCATTTTCTTCTTAAATATTTGGATAATATGAAATTCATCGATGGCCTTGGGCGCGGTGTGCCTATGATGAGAAGGGAAATGGGAGAACGACTGCGCTATCAGGAAGAAGGAGAGATACTTCGTCTCCTTCTTGATTTTGAAACGCCTTTAGTTTGA
- a CDS encoding MBL fold metallo-hydrolase, with the protein MKIQQLTVGMMGVCCYIISCEKTGKAAVIDPGGDEEKILAACKEHNLDVIYIINTHGHPDHVCCNGPVRQATGAQIIMHRSDAEFFSTADAKSYFSMLGLPESPPADILIEHGEKITIGEETLTVIHTPGHTPGGVCLYNEPDCFTGDTLFVGGVGRTDFPGGSMPELSRSIKERLLTLPLETVVWPGHGYGGFQSTIGDEAEGNPYF; encoded by the coding sequence ATGAAAATACAACAGCTGACAGTCGGTATGATGGGCGTTTGCTGCTATATTATTTCCTGTGAAAAGACAGGCAAGGCAGCAGTCATTGATCCGGGCGGAGATGAAGAAAAAATTCTCGCCGCCTGCAAAGAGCATAATCTTGATGTGATATACATCATCAATACCCACGGTCATCCAGACCATGTATGCTGTAATGGGCCTGTTCGGCAGGCCACAGGGGCGCAGATTATCATGCATCGATCCGATGCTGAGTTTTTCAGCACAGCAGACGCAAAAAGCTATTTTTCTATGCTCGGCCTGCCAGAATCACCTCCGGCAGATATCTTGATTGAACACGGTGAAAAGATCACCATTGGTGAAGAAACGTTGACCGTGATTCATACTCCGGGGCATACTCCGGGCGGGGTCTGCCTCTATAATGAACCGGATTGTTTTACCGGTGACACTCTTTTTGTCGGTGGAGTCGGGCGTACCGATTTTCCTGGTGGTTCCATGCCGGAGCTTTCTCGGTCCATTAAAGAGCGCTTGCTGACCTTGCCCTTGGAAACGGTTGTTTGGCCTGGGCACGGCTATGGCGGTTTTCAATCGACTATCGGGGATGAGGCGGAAGGGAATCCTTATTTTTGA